A genome region from Triticum aestivum cultivar Chinese Spring chromosome 2B, IWGSC CS RefSeq v2.1, whole genome shotgun sequence includes the following:
- the LOC123041369 gene encoding purple acid phosphatase 22-like — MEPNRITTHFVVLLVVGTLIVSAAAEYVRPPPGRVILTEHDKPASHPQQVHLSVVGANHMRVSWVTDAKHGHSVVEYGRASGSYTTSATGEHTSYRYYLYSSGKIHHVTIGPLDPDTVYYYRCGVVGDEFALKTPPAALPIELALAGDLGQTEWTASTLAHVSKTDYDMLLVPGDLAYADTQQPLWDTFGRFVQEHASRRPWMVTEGNHEVEAGMALPGSPGPFVAYTTRWRMPHEESGSTSALYYSFDAAGGAVHVVMLGSYAAFNSTSEQYGWLARDLARVDRRATPWLVVLLHAPWYNTNAAHAGEGEAMRKAMERLLYQARVDVVFSGHVHAYERFTRVYDNEANPCGPLHITIGDGGNREGLAFDFQKNHKLARLSLMREASFGHGRLSVVNATAARWAWHRNDDADSTFRDELRLESLAATAACRRTQPFADYWSDEL; from the exons ATGGAGCCAAACAGGATAACGACGCATTTCGtagtactcctggtcgtcggcacgCTGATCGTCTCGGCCGCCGCCGAGTATGTCCGGCCTCCACCGGGCCGTGTCATCCTCACGGAGCACGACAAACCCGCCTCCCACCCTCAACAG GTCCATTTATCGGTTGTCGGGGCGAACCATATGAGAGTTTCATGGGTCACGGACGCCAAGCACGGGCACTCGGTGGTGGAGTACGGCAGGGCCTCCGGGAGCTACACCACGTCGGCCACCGGCGAGCACACCTCGTACCGCTACTACCTCTACTCCTCCGGCAAGATCCACCACGTCACAATCGGACCTCTGGATCCTGACACCGTGTACTACTACCGGTGCGGCGTGGTCGGCGACGAGTTCGCCCTCAAGACGCCGCCCGCCGCTCTCCCCATCGAGCTCGCGCTCGCAG GGGACCTTGGGCAGACCGAATGGACGGCGTCGACGCTGGCCCACGTCAGCAAGACGGACTACGACATGCTGCTGGTGCCAGGCGACCTCGCCTACGCCGACACCCAGCAGCCGCTGTGGGACACGTTCGGGCGGTTCGTGCAGGAGCACGCGAGCCGGCGGCCGTGGATGGTCACCGAGGGGAACCACGAGGTGGAGGCCGGGATGGCGCTCCCGGGCTCGCCCGGCCCGTTCGTCGCCTACACCACGCGGTGGCGCATGCCGCACGAGGAGAGCGGGTCGACGTCCGCGCTCTACTACTCCTTCGACGCGGCCGGGGGCGCCGTCCACGTCGTCATGCTCGGCTCGTACGCCGCCTTCAACTCGACCTCGGAGCAGTACGGGTGGCTGGCGCGCGACCTCGCCCGGGTCGACCGGCGCGCCACCCCGTGGCTCGTCGTGCTGCTGCACGCCCCGTGGTACAACACCAACGCGGCGCACGCCGGCGAGGGGGAGGCCATGAGGAAGGCCATGGAGCGCCTGCTCTACCAGGCCCGCGTCGACGTCGTCTTCTCCGGCCACGTCCACGCCTACGAACGCTTC ACAAGGGTCTATGACAACGAGGCGAACCCGTGTGGGCCGCTGCACATCACAATCGGCGACGGCGGGAACAGAGAAGGGCTTGCATTCGA TTTTCAGAAGAATCATAAGCTGGCTCGGCTCTCGTTGATGAGGGAGGCGAGCTTTGGGCATGGCCGGTTGAGCGTGGTGAACGCGACGGCGGCGCGCTGGGCATGGCACCGCAACGACGACGCCGACTCCACCTTCCGCGACGAGCTCCGGCTGGAGAGCCTGGCCGCCACAGCCGCGTGCCGACGGACCCAACCCTTCGCTGATTATTGGAGCGATGAGTTGTAG